The following coding sequences lie in one Seriola aureovittata isolate HTS-2021-v1 ecotype China chromosome 5, ASM2101889v1, whole genome shotgun sequence genomic window:
- the si:dkey-32e23.4 gene encoding dynamin-1-like protein isoform X2 has translation METLIPTINRLQEVFLTVGAEIIQLPQIVVVGSQSSGKSSVLESLVGRDFLPRGSGIVTRRPLVLQLVNVAPLQERLKIENGVKAEEWGTFLHCKNQIFTDFQEIRREIEAETERSSGDNKGISPEPMYLKIFSPKVLNLTLVDLPGITKVPVGDQPEDIEAQVQEMILSFISNPNSLILSVSPANSDLATSDALKLAREVDPDGRRTLLVVSKLDLMDAGTDALEVLLGRVIPVRLGIIGVVNRSQHDINTQKSLEDSMKDEQAFLQRHYPSLASRAGSHYLAKTLSRLLMHHIRDCLPDLKTRVTVLSAQYQARLKSYGQPVEDHSATLLQIVTKFASDYCNTIEGTARYIQTSELCGGARICYIFHETFGRTLQSIDPLGGLTELDILTAIRNATGPRPALFVPEVSFELLVKRQIKRLEEPSLRCVELVHEELQRIIQHCSSFSTQELLRFPKLHDSIVEVVTGLLRKRLPITNEMVHSLIAIELAYINTKHPDFTDAAQVSASVNSQQAEALDGGKRWKNEKVAEEKVPPAGFGSPSKGQAINLLDTAVPASRKLSAREQRDCEVIQRLIKCYFLIVRKSIQDSVPKTVMHFLVNFVKEHLQSELVGQLYKQPLLQELLIESQDTAQQRTEVAQMLEALKKASNIISEIRETHLW, from the exons ATGGAAACTCTGATCCCCACCATCAACCGGCTGCAGGAAGTCTTTCTCACAGTGGGCGCAGAGATTATACAGCTGCCTCAGATAGTCGTGGTTGGATCTCAG AGCAGTGGAAAGAGCTCTGTGTTGGAGAGCCTGGTTGGACGGGATTTCTTGCCTCGGGGATCGGGAATAGTCACAAGACGACCCCTGGTGTTGCAGCTCGTTAATGTTGCCCCTCTGCAGGAGAGACTGAAGATCGAGAATG GTGTCAAAGCTGAAGAATGGGGTACATTCCTGCACTGCAAGAATCAG ATCTTCACAGATTTTCAGGAAATCCGTCGGGAAATTGAAGCAGAGACTGAACGCAGTTCAGGCGACAACAAG GGAATCAGTCCAGAGCCCATGTATTTGAAGATTTTCTCCCCCAAAGTCCTTAATCTGACTCTGGTTGATTTACCTGGAATTACTAAG GTTCCTGTTGGGGACCAGCCAGAGGACATTGAGGCTCAAGTGCAAGAGATGATCTTGTCCTTCATCTCCAATCCAAACTCCCTCATCCTCTCAGTGTCCCCTGCCAATTCTGACTTGGCCACCTCTGATGCACTGAAATTGGCACGTGAGGTTGATCCAGATG GTCGTCGAACACTGCTGGTGGTCAGTAAGCTGGACCTGATGGATGCAGGGACAGATGCTCTCGAGGTCCTTTTGGGTCGAGTCATCCCAGTCAGGCTAGGGATTATTGGGGTGGTTAACAG GAGTCAGCATGACATCAATACCCAGAAGAGCCTGGAGGACTCAATGAAGGATGAGCAGGCCTTCCTGCAGCGCCACTACCCCTCGCTCGCCTCCCGTGCCGGCTCACACTATCTGGCCAAAACTCTCAGCAGACTTCTCATGCACCACATCCGGGATTGCCTGCCAGATCTCAAAACCCGAGTGACCGTGTTGAGTGCCCAGTACCAGGCAAGGCTCAAAAGCTATGGGCAGCCAGTAGAGGACCACAGCGCCACCTTGCTGCAGATTGTCACCAAGTTCGCCAGTGATTACTGCAACACCATTGAAGGAACAGCCAGATACATCCAAACCTCAGAGCT ctgtggGGGTGCTCGGATCTGTTACATATTCCATGAGACCTTTGGACGCACTTTGCAATCCATCGACCCCCTCGGGGGACTGACTGAGCTCGATATCCTCACTGCCATCCGCAATGCTACG GGTCCACGGCCAGCACTTTTTGTGCCCGAGGTGTCCTTTGAGTTGCTGGTGAAGCGGCAAATTAAGCGGCTGGAGGAGCCCAGCCTTCGCTGTGTAGAGCTCGTTCatgaagagctgcagaggaTCATCCAGCACTGCTCCTCCTTCAGCACACAG GAGCTTCTGCGATTTCCCAAACTGCATGACTCCATTGTGGAAGTAGTGACTGGATTACTGAGGAAGCGCTTACCAATTACTAATGAAATG gtACACAGTTTAATAGCAATAGAGCTCGCCTACATCAACACAAAGCATCCAGACTTCACAGACGCTGCGCAGGTCTCAGCATCTGTCAACAGTCAGCAG GCAGAGGCCCTTGATGGAGGGAAGCGCTGGAAGAACGAGAAGGTTGCGGAAGAAAAAGTCCCGCCTGCAGGCTTTGGCAGCCCCAGCAAAGGCCAGGCCATTAACCTCCTCGACACA GCAGTGCCCGCATCCCGCAAGCTGAGTGCGAGAGAGCAGAGGGACTGTGAGGTCATCCAGCGCCTCATCAAGTGCTACTTCCTCATTGTCCGCAAAAGCATCCAAGACAG CGTGCCCAAGACTGTGATGCACTTCCTGGTGAACTTTGTGAAAGAGCATCTGCAGAGTGAGCTGGTTGGTCAGCTTTATAAACAGCcactgctgcaggagctgctcATTGAGTCACAGGACACGGCACAGCAGCGGACCGAGGTTGCTCAAATGCTTGAG GCTCTCAAAAAAGCCAGTAACATCATCTCTGAGATCCGGGAGACTCATCTGTGGTAG
- the si:dkey-32e23.4 gene encoding dynamin-1-like protein isoform X1, producing the protein METLIPTINRLQEVFLTVGAEIIQLPQIVVVGSQSSGKSSVLESLVGRDFLPRGSGIVTRRPLVLQLVNVAPLQERLKIENGNGVKQNAQNSYPGVKAEEWGTFLHCKNQIFTDFQEIRREIEAETERSSGDNKGISPEPMYLKIFSPKVLNLTLVDLPGITKVPVGDQPEDIEAQVQEMILSFISNPNSLILSVSPANSDLATSDALKLAREVDPDGRRTLLVVSKLDLMDAGTDALEVLLGRVIPVRLGIIGVVNRSQHDINTQKSLEDSMKDEQAFLQRHYPSLASRAGSHYLAKTLSRLLMHHIRDCLPDLKTRVTVLSAQYQARLKSYGQPVEDHSATLLQIVTKFASDYCNTIEGTARYIQTSELCGGARICYIFHETFGRTLQSIDPLGGLTELDILTAIRNATGPRPALFVPEVSFELLVKRQIKRLEEPSLRCVELVHEELQRIIQHCSSFSTQELLRFPKLHDSIVEVVTGLLRKRLPITNEMVHSLIAIELAYINTKHPDFTDAAQVSASVNSQQAEALDGGKRWKNEKVAEEKVPPAGFGSPSKGQAINLLDTAVPASRKLSAREQRDCEVIQRLIKCYFLIVRKSIQDSVPKTVMHFLVNFVKEHLQSELVGQLYKQPLLQELLIESQDTAQQRTEVAQMLEALKKASNIISEIRETHLW; encoded by the exons ATGGAAACTCTGATCCCCACCATCAACCGGCTGCAGGAAGTCTTTCTCACAGTGGGCGCAGAGATTATACAGCTGCCTCAGATAGTCGTGGTTGGATCTCAG AGCAGTGGAAAGAGCTCTGTGTTGGAGAGCCTGGTTGGACGGGATTTCTTGCCTCGGGGATCGGGAATAGTCACAAGACGACCCCTGGTGTTGCAGCTCGTTAATGTTGCCCCTCTGCAGGAGAGACTGAAGATCGAGAATG GAAATGGGGTAAAACAAAATGCCCAAAACAGCTACCCAG GTGTCAAAGCTGAAGAATGGGGTACATTCCTGCACTGCAAGAATCAG ATCTTCACAGATTTTCAGGAAATCCGTCGGGAAATTGAAGCAGAGACTGAACGCAGTTCAGGCGACAACAAG GGAATCAGTCCAGAGCCCATGTATTTGAAGATTTTCTCCCCCAAAGTCCTTAATCTGACTCTGGTTGATTTACCTGGAATTACTAAG GTTCCTGTTGGGGACCAGCCAGAGGACATTGAGGCTCAAGTGCAAGAGATGATCTTGTCCTTCATCTCCAATCCAAACTCCCTCATCCTCTCAGTGTCCCCTGCCAATTCTGACTTGGCCACCTCTGATGCACTGAAATTGGCACGTGAGGTTGATCCAGATG GTCGTCGAACACTGCTGGTGGTCAGTAAGCTGGACCTGATGGATGCAGGGACAGATGCTCTCGAGGTCCTTTTGGGTCGAGTCATCCCAGTCAGGCTAGGGATTATTGGGGTGGTTAACAG GAGTCAGCATGACATCAATACCCAGAAGAGCCTGGAGGACTCAATGAAGGATGAGCAGGCCTTCCTGCAGCGCCACTACCCCTCGCTCGCCTCCCGTGCCGGCTCACACTATCTGGCCAAAACTCTCAGCAGACTTCTCATGCACCACATCCGGGATTGCCTGCCAGATCTCAAAACCCGAGTGACCGTGTTGAGTGCCCAGTACCAGGCAAGGCTCAAAAGCTATGGGCAGCCAGTAGAGGACCACAGCGCCACCTTGCTGCAGATTGTCACCAAGTTCGCCAGTGATTACTGCAACACCATTGAAGGAACAGCCAGATACATCCAAACCTCAGAGCT ctgtggGGGTGCTCGGATCTGTTACATATTCCATGAGACCTTTGGACGCACTTTGCAATCCATCGACCCCCTCGGGGGACTGACTGAGCTCGATATCCTCACTGCCATCCGCAATGCTACG GGTCCACGGCCAGCACTTTTTGTGCCCGAGGTGTCCTTTGAGTTGCTGGTGAAGCGGCAAATTAAGCGGCTGGAGGAGCCCAGCCTTCGCTGTGTAGAGCTCGTTCatgaagagctgcagaggaTCATCCAGCACTGCTCCTCCTTCAGCACACAG GAGCTTCTGCGATTTCCCAAACTGCATGACTCCATTGTGGAAGTAGTGACTGGATTACTGAGGAAGCGCTTACCAATTACTAATGAAATG gtACACAGTTTAATAGCAATAGAGCTCGCCTACATCAACACAAAGCATCCAGACTTCACAGACGCTGCGCAGGTCTCAGCATCTGTCAACAGTCAGCAG GCAGAGGCCCTTGATGGAGGGAAGCGCTGGAAGAACGAGAAGGTTGCGGAAGAAAAAGTCCCGCCTGCAGGCTTTGGCAGCCCCAGCAAAGGCCAGGCCATTAACCTCCTCGACACA GCAGTGCCCGCATCCCGCAAGCTGAGTGCGAGAGAGCAGAGGGACTGTGAGGTCATCCAGCGCCTCATCAAGTGCTACTTCCTCATTGTCCGCAAAAGCATCCAAGACAG CGTGCCCAAGACTGTGATGCACTTCCTGGTGAACTTTGTGAAAGAGCATCTGCAGAGTGAGCTGGTTGGTCAGCTTTATAAACAGCcactgctgcaggagctgctcATTGAGTCACAGGACACGGCACAGCAGCGGACCGAGGTTGCTCAAATGCTTGAG GCTCTCAAAAAAGCCAGTAACATCATCTCTGAGATCCGGGAGACTCATCTGTGGTAG
- the ubl4a gene encoding ubiquitin-like protein 4A, whose protein sequence is MILTVKPLQGKECSVQVTEDEKVSTVKELVSERLNIPANQQRLLYKGKALADEHRLSDYSIGPEAKLNLVIRPLGERTGASGTAASSSSGTHGGVWQSVSTILARHFSPADAAKVHEQLIKDYERSLRQLSLDDIERLAGRLLHPDGEGMDTSYMD, encoded by the exons ATGATCCTTACCGTGAAACCGCTTCAAGGAAAAGAGTGCAGTGTACAG GTGACAGAAGATGAAAAAGTCTCCACAGTGAAGGAACTTGTGTCTGAACGTCTCAACATACCAGCAAACCAACAGCGGTTGCTCTATAAAGGGAAAGCTCTTGCAG ACGAACACAGACTGAGTGATTACTCCATTGGGCCAGAGGCTAAATTGAATCTGGTAATCCGTCCACTGGGGGAGAGGACTGGAGCTTCAGGAACagctgccagcagcagcagcggcacaCATGGAGGAGTGTGGCAGAGTGTTTCCACCATACTTGCTAGACACTTTAGTCCAGCAGATGCAGCAAAAGTCCATGAACAGCTTATTAAG gACTATGAACGTTCACTTCGACAACTTAGCCTGGACGACATTGAGCGCTTAGCAGGAAGACTCCTTCACCCAGACGGCGAGGGCATGGACACCTCATACATGGACTAA
- the prkg1l gene encoding cGMP-dependent protein kinase 1 yields MGTLRDLQFALQLKIEELRQRDTLIDELELELDTKDELIRRLQEELDRYRATVSLPGPSAVSAACSAQFEDKQRAKRRTVISEPFSLDPVTLAMVSQRSCDKSHESQRLIQAAFLKNELLKNHDEGEIRAIIACMYPTTINQGCYVIQEGTSGAQAYVLEEGRLEVTKDGRKLLTIEPQDMFGELALLYNCIHTYSVSAQTDSKLWVIDSKSYQTILMQSGLNSLSHSMELLTSVPFLQSLPEDAIMKMSDLMEETHYNEGDYIIRQGATGDTFYIISKGQVKVTEMKPGHEEIVLSKLTERHWFGEKSLWGEDVQTVNVVAAGAVTCLVIDRQTFKDIIDGFVFDCSHEVLQSHESKVESDKDCAVLSSSTLSDFNIICTLAPGEFGHVDLVQLKSNIKCLFAMKVLKKKLILNNGQQEHVLREGRILMEAYCPFIVRLHKIFRDPECLYILTEACLGGDLCSLLKDKGYLDECSTRFYIACVVEALTFLHGRGVIYRDIKPENIVLDEHGYAKLIGSRCIKKVEVGKKTWTFCGTLGYIAPEIILNKGHSVSTDFWSLGVFLFELLSGGLPFSGSDPLKILTATICGIDQIDFPKNISKSASSLIKKLCRSNPSERLGSLRNGAKDIQMHKWFEGFNWDGLCKRTLNPPVIPKVNHPLDSSACSHYAEDSVELCTNWDDF; encoded by the exons ATGGGTACACTTCGGGACCTCCAATTTGCCCTCCAATTAAAGATTGAAGAGCTCCGCCAGAGGGACACACTAATAGATGAGTTAGAGCTGGAGTTGGATACAAAGGATGAACTCATTCGGAGATTACAGGAAGAGCTGGATCGCTACAGGGCCACAGTCTCCCTCCCAGGACCCTCTGCAGTCAGTGCAG CTTGTTCAGCTCAGTTTGAGGACAAGCAGAGAGCCAAAAGGAGGACAGTCATTTCTGAGCCCTTCAGTCTGGACCCGGTGACTCTTGCCATGGTTTCACAAAGAAGCTGTGACAAAAGCCACGA GTCACAGAGGTTGATTCAGGCAGcgtttttgaaaaatgaattgttGAAGAACCACGACGAAGGAGAAATCAGAGCCATCATAGCCTGCATGTATCCCACCACCATCAATCAAGGCTGCTATGTTATCCAGGAGGGGACCAGCGGGGCTCAGGCTTATGTTTTAGAAG AGGGGAGGCTGGAGGTGACAAAAGACGGACGGAAGCTGCTTACAATCGAGCCACAGGACATGTTTGGAGAGCTGGCTCTCCTCTATAACTGCATCCACACCTACTCTGTCTCAG CACAAACGGACAGCAAGCTGTGGGTTATTGACAGCAAGAGCTACCAGACCATACTTATGCAGAGTGGTCTCAACAGCCTTTCGCATTCAATGGAGCTCCTTACCAG cgTTCCCTTTCTGCAGTCATTGCCAGAGGATGCtatcatgaaaatgtctgaTCTCATGGAGGAG ACACACTACAATGAAGGAGACTACATCATTCGACAAGGGGCCACAGGAGACACCTTTTATATCATTAGCAAAGGCCAG gtgaaagtgacagaaatgaaGCCAGGGCATGAAGAGATAGTCCTCTCTAAGCTCACTGAGAGACACTGGTTTGGAGAAAAATCTCTGTGGGG AGAGGATGTTCAGACTGTGAATGTAGTTGCTGCTGGTGCAGTTACTTGCTTGGTAATAGACAGACA GACTTTCAAAGACATCATTGATGGGTTTGTTTTTGACTGCAGCCATGAGGTGCTGCAAAGCCATGAATCCAAAGTCGA GTCAGACAAGGATTGTGCTGTCCTTTCATCTTCCACCTTAAGTGATTTCAACATTATTTGCACTCTGGCACCTGGGGAGTTTGGTCACGTAGACCTG GTACAACTAAAGAGCAACATCAAATGTCTTTTTGCCATGAAGGTCCTCAAGAAGAAGCTGATCCTCAACAACGGTCAGCAAGAGCACGTCCTGAGAGAAGGGCGCATCCTAATGGAGGCTTATTGTCCATTCATAGTCAG GCTACATAAAATCTTTAGAGACCCTGAGTGCCTGTACATTTTGACAGAGGCTTGTCTTGGTGGGGATTTATGCAGTCTGCTTAAAGATAA GGGATATTTGGATGAATGCAGCACCAGGTTCTACATAGCTTGTGTTGTTGAGGCACTGACCTTTCTTCACGGCCGAGGTGTCATCTATAGAGACATCAAACCTGAAAATATTGTTCTGGATGAGCATGGTTATGCCAAACTG ATTGGCTCCAGATGTATAAAGAAGGTTGAGGTGGGTAAGAAAACCTGGACATTCTGCGGTACACTGGGCTATATCGCACCTGAGATCATCTTGAACAAAGGTCACAGTGTATCTACAGACTTCTGGTCCCTGGGCGTATTTCTGTTTGAACTACTGAGCGGTGG ACTCCCATTCAGCGGCTCTGACCCTCTGAAAATACTCACTGCAACCATTTGTGGCATCGATCAGATCGACTTCCCGAAAAACATCAGCAAAAGTGCCTCCAGTCTCATAAAGAAACTGTGCAG GAGCAATCCCTCGGAGAGACTGGGCAGTCTGAGAAATGGGGCCAAGGACATTCAGATGCACAA aTGGTTTGAAGGATTCAACTGGGACGGACTTTGTAAAAGAACATTAAACCCACCAGTTATTCCCAAA GTTAATCATCCTTTGGACAGCAGTGCATGTAGTCATTACGCTGAGGACTCAGTGGAGCTGTGCACAAACTGGGATGATTTCTGA
- the acsl2 gene encoding long-chain-fatty-acid--CoA ligase 1 isoform X2, with protein sequence MHFQEWLRSLRSSAGLKGSESEDLWSLLPSLPLSSFSLSSLSLSSSSLLGLGALASLTAYWLVTRPRPMRPPCDLQAQSVAVNGDPSCRRSALLKDDSLLEFYYDDTKTAYDMFQRGLKISGNGPCLGFRKPGQPYQWISYTEVAEQAQVLGSGLLAKGCQPNPQQFVGIFAQNRPEWIISELACYTYSMAVVPLYDTLGLEAMVHILNLAEISLVICDREEKAASLLENKEKGVTPKLSCLVLFNNFSEAFVERAKASEVEVLKLEQLMDLGRQNLKDPVPPQPQDLAVVCFTSGTTGKPKGAMITHGNIASNTSSVIKILEGSFVIQQEDVSISYLPLAHMFERMIQVSMFCHGARVGFYQGDISLLMDDIKTLKPTFFPVVPRLLNRIYDKILGSVTSPLRRALLHYAVRRKQAELSSGVVRNNSLWDKLVFSRIQASLGGNLRFALTASAPISPTVLSFLRATLGCLIFEGYGQTECTAGCTFSMPGDWSAGHVGAPLPCAMVKLVDIPDMKYYAKNGEGEICIRGPSVFRGYLRDPERTADALDSDGWLHSGDVGQWLPNGTLRIIDRKKHIFKLSQGEYIAPEKIENVYMRCVPVLQVFVHGDSLQSYLIGIVVPDPEVFVDWAKERGFVGSYEELCQNPDVKNAVLEDMKAVGKEAGLKSFEQVKDLHLHPETFSVANGLLTPTLKSRRADIRRVFQEQISSMYSKTAI encoded by the exons ATGCATTTCCAGGAGTGGTTACGGTCACTTCGCTCCAGTGCGGGTCTCAAAGGTTCTGAATCAGAGGACCTCTGGAGTCTTCTGccgtctctgcctctgtcctccttctccctgtcctccctgtctctatcgtcctcctctctgctgggTTTAGGAGCCCTGGCCTCTCTCACTGCGTACTGGCTGGTGACCCGTCCTCGACCCATGCGTCCTCCCTGTGATCTGCAAGCCCAGTCTGTAGCCGTAAAT GGAGATCCAAGCTGCAGGCGATCGGCTCTTCTTAAAGATGACTCACTGCTGGAGTTTTACTATGATGACACCAAGACGGCTTATGACATGTTCCAGAGAGGCCTGAAGATCTCAG GAAATGGCCCGTGCCTTGGCTTCAGGAAGCCGGGCCAGCCCTACCAGTGGATCTCCTACACTGAG GTGGCGGAGCAGGCGCAGGTGCTGGGCTCTGGGCTGTTGGCTAAAGGCTGCCAGCCGAATCCGCAGCAGTTTGTCGGGATATTTGCACAAAACAGACCAGAG TGGATAATCTCAGAACTGGCCTGCTACACTTACTCCATGGCGGTGGTGCCTCTCTATGACACCCTGGGGCTGGAGGCCATGGTCCACATACTCAACCTGG CGGAGATCTCTCTGGTGATCTGTGACCGGGAGGAGAAGGCAGCGTCTCTGTTAGAGAACAAGGAGAAAGGCGTGACGCCGAAGCTCTCCTGCCTGGTTCTCTTTAACAACTTCAGTGAAGCCTTTGTGGAGAGGGCGAAGGCCAGCGAGGTGGAGGTTTTGAAACTGGAGCAGCTCATG GACCTGGGAAGGCAGAACCTCAAAGATCCTGTG CCGCCCCAGCCCCAGGATCTGGCCGTGGTTTGCTTCACCAGTGGAACCACAG GGAAGCCCAAGGGAGCCATGATCACCCACGGCAACATCGCCTCCAACACTTCCTCTGTCATTAAGATCCTGGAG GGTTCGTTTGTGATCCAGCAAGAGGATGTGTCGATCTCGTACCTGCCGCTTGCCCACATGTTTGAGAGGATGATTCAG GTCTCTATGTTCTGCCATGGGGCCAGAGTAGGATTCTACCAAGGGGACATTTCTCTTCTTATGGATGACATTAAAACTCTCAAACCCACCTTCTTTCCTGTTGTGCCTCGATTACTCAATCGCATCTATGACAAG ATCCTGGGTTCTGTGACGTCTCCGTTGCGACGCGCTTTGCTTCACTACGCCGTGAGGAGAAAGCAGGCGGAGCTCAGCAGCGGTGTTGTACGTAACAACAGTCTGTGGGACAAACTGGTGTTCAGCAGGATTCAG GCCAGTTTAGGAGGTAATCTACGCTTTGCTCTGACCGCTTCAGCACCCATCTCCCCCACAGTGCTGTCCTTCCTCAGAGCCACTCTGGGCTGTCTGATATTTGAGGGTTATGGTCAGACAGAGTGCACTGCAGGCTGCACTTTCTCTATGCCGGGAGACTGGAGCGCAG gTCACGTTGGTGCTCCTTTACCCTGCGCCATGGTGAAGCTGGTTGACATTCCTGACATGAAATACTATGCAAAgaatggagagggagag ATCTGCATCCGTGGCCCCAGTGTGTTCAGAGGCTACTTGAGGGACCCGGAAAGGACAGCTGACGCCTTGGACAGCGACGGCTGGCTGCACAGCGGGGATGTGGGCCAGTGGCTTCCA AACGGGACACTACGCATCATTGACAGAAAGAAGCACATCTTCAAGTTGTCCCAGGGAGAGTACATCGCTCCGGAGAAGATAGAAAACGTCTACATGCGTTGTGTTCCTGTGCTCCAGGTGTTCGTGCATGGAGATAGTTTACAG TCTTATCTCATAGGCATAGTCGTGCCTGACCCTGAGGTGTTTGTTGACTGGGCTAAAGAGCGGGGATTTGTGGGGTCCTATGAGGAGCTGTGCCAGAATCCT GATGTAAAGAATGCAGTATTAGAGGACATGAAAGCCGTGGGGAAAGAAGCAGGGCTGAAGTCATTTGAACAA GTGAAGGACCTTCACTTGCATCCAGAGACGTTCAGTGTCGCCAACGGCCTCCTCACACCCACCCTGAAAAGTAGACGTGCCGACATCCGTAGAGTCTTTCAGGAACAGATATCAAGCATGTACAgtaaaacagccatttaa
- the acsl2 gene encoding long-chain-fatty-acid--CoA ligase 1 isoform X1 translates to MHFQEWLRSLRSSAGLKGSESEDLWSLLPSLPLSSFSLSSLSLSSSSLLGLGALASLTAYWLVTRPRPMRPPCDLQAQSVAVNVSGSWSPLGDPSCRRSALLKDDSLLEFYYDDTKTAYDMFQRGLKISGNGPCLGFRKPGQPYQWISYTEVAEQAQVLGSGLLAKGCQPNPQQFVGIFAQNRPEWIISELACYTYSMAVVPLYDTLGLEAMVHILNLAEISLVICDREEKAASLLENKEKGVTPKLSCLVLFNNFSEAFVERAKASEVEVLKLEQLMDLGRQNLKDPVPPQPQDLAVVCFTSGTTGKPKGAMITHGNIASNTSSVIKILEGSFVIQQEDVSISYLPLAHMFERMIQVSMFCHGARVGFYQGDISLLMDDIKTLKPTFFPVVPRLLNRIYDKILGSVTSPLRRALLHYAVRRKQAELSSGVVRNNSLWDKLVFSRIQASLGGNLRFALTASAPISPTVLSFLRATLGCLIFEGYGQTECTAGCTFSMPGDWSAGHVGAPLPCAMVKLVDIPDMKYYAKNGEGEICIRGPSVFRGYLRDPERTADALDSDGWLHSGDVGQWLPNGTLRIIDRKKHIFKLSQGEYIAPEKIENVYMRCVPVLQVFVHGDSLQSYLIGIVVPDPEVFVDWAKERGFVGSYEELCQNPDVKNAVLEDMKAVGKEAGLKSFEQVKDLHLHPETFSVANGLLTPTLKSRRADIRRVFQEQISSMYSKTAI, encoded by the exons ATGCATTTCCAGGAGTGGTTACGGTCACTTCGCTCCAGTGCGGGTCTCAAAGGTTCTGAATCAGAGGACCTCTGGAGTCTTCTGccgtctctgcctctgtcctccttctccctgtcctccctgtctctatcgtcctcctctctgctgggTTTAGGAGCCCTGGCCTCTCTCACTGCGTACTGGCTGGTGACCCGTCCTCGACCCATGCGTCCTCCCTGTGATCTGCAAGCCCAGTCTGTAGCCGTAAATGTGAGTGGATCATGGTCACCGCTG GGAGATCCAAGCTGCAGGCGATCGGCTCTTCTTAAAGATGACTCACTGCTGGAGTTTTACTATGATGACACCAAGACGGCTTATGACATGTTCCAGAGAGGCCTGAAGATCTCAG GAAATGGCCCGTGCCTTGGCTTCAGGAAGCCGGGCCAGCCCTACCAGTGGATCTCCTACACTGAG GTGGCGGAGCAGGCGCAGGTGCTGGGCTCTGGGCTGTTGGCTAAAGGCTGCCAGCCGAATCCGCAGCAGTTTGTCGGGATATTTGCACAAAACAGACCAGAG TGGATAATCTCAGAACTGGCCTGCTACACTTACTCCATGGCGGTGGTGCCTCTCTATGACACCCTGGGGCTGGAGGCCATGGTCCACATACTCAACCTGG CGGAGATCTCTCTGGTGATCTGTGACCGGGAGGAGAAGGCAGCGTCTCTGTTAGAGAACAAGGAGAAAGGCGTGACGCCGAAGCTCTCCTGCCTGGTTCTCTTTAACAACTTCAGTGAAGCCTTTGTGGAGAGGGCGAAGGCCAGCGAGGTGGAGGTTTTGAAACTGGAGCAGCTCATG GACCTGGGAAGGCAGAACCTCAAAGATCCTGTG CCGCCCCAGCCCCAGGATCTGGCCGTGGTTTGCTTCACCAGTGGAACCACAG GGAAGCCCAAGGGAGCCATGATCACCCACGGCAACATCGCCTCCAACACTTCCTCTGTCATTAAGATCCTGGAG GGTTCGTTTGTGATCCAGCAAGAGGATGTGTCGATCTCGTACCTGCCGCTTGCCCACATGTTTGAGAGGATGATTCAG GTCTCTATGTTCTGCCATGGGGCCAGAGTAGGATTCTACCAAGGGGACATTTCTCTTCTTATGGATGACATTAAAACTCTCAAACCCACCTTCTTTCCTGTTGTGCCTCGATTACTCAATCGCATCTATGACAAG ATCCTGGGTTCTGTGACGTCTCCGTTGCGACGCGCTTTGCTTCACTACGCCGTGAGGAGAAAGCAGGCGGAGCTCAGCAGCGGTGTTGTACGTAACAACAGTCTGTGGGACAAACTGGTGTTCAGCAGGATTCAG GCCAGTTTAGGAGGTAATCTACGCTTTGCTCTGACCGCTTCAGCACCCATCTCCCCCACAGTGCTGTCCTTCCTCAGAGCCACTCTGGGCTGTCTGATATTTGAGGGTTATGGTCAGACAGAGTGCACTGCAGGCTGCACTTTCTCTATGCCGGGAGACTGGAGCGCAG gTCACGTTGGTGCTCCTTTACCCTGCGCCATGGTGAAGCTGGTTGACATTCCTGACATGAAATACTATGCAAAgaatggagagggagag ATCTGCATCCGTGGCCCCAGTGTGTTCAGAGGCTACTTGAGGGACCCGGAAAGGACAGCTGACGCCTTGGACAGCGACGGCTGGCTGCACAGCGGGGATGTGGGCCAGTGGCTTCCA AACGGGACACTACGCATCATTGACAGAAAGAAGCACATCTTCAAGTTGTCCCAGGGAGAGTACATCGCTCCGGAGAAGATAGAAAACGTCTACATGCGTTGTGTTCCTGTGCTCCAGGTGTTCGTGCATGGAGATAGTTTACAG TCTTATCTCATAGGCATAGTCGTGCCTGACCCTGAGGTGTTTGTTGACTGGGCTAAAGAGCGGGGATTTGTGGGGTCCTATGAGGAGCTGTGCCAGAATCCT GATGTAAAGAATGCAGTATTAGAGGACATGAAAGCCGTGGGGAAAGAAGCAGGGCTGAAGTCATTTGAACAA GTGAAGGACCTTCACTTGCATCCAGAGACGTTCAGTGTCGCCAACGGCCTCCTCACACCCACCCTGAAAAGTAGACGTGCCGACATCCGTAGAGTCTTTCAGGAACAGATATCAAGCATGTACAgtaaaacagccatttaa